In the genome of Drosophila yakuba strain Tai18E2 chromosome 3R, Prin_Dyak_Tai18E2_2.1, whole genome shotgun sequence, one region contains:
- the LOC6535825 gene encoding phosphatidylinositol 4,5-bisphosphate 3-kinase catalytic subunit delta isoform: protein MNMMDNRSLAYVAHQPKYEPPPEEAEPPCMRFSVNLWKNEMLDWVDLICLLPNGFLLELRVNPAITIQVIKVEMVNQAKQMPLSYVIKEACEYQVYGISTFNIEPYTDETKRLSEVQPYFGLLSLGERTDTTSFSSDYELTKMVSGMIGTTFDHNRTHGSPEIDDFRLYMTQTCDNIELERSVYTWQQRLLYEHPLRLANSTKMPELIRERHPTRTFLIVVKNENDQSTFTLSVNEQDTPFSLTESTLQKMNRSQMKMNDRTSDYILKVSGRDEYLLGDYPLIQFLYIQETLSDSAVPNVVLQSVYRLESYINHHNEQAMAPKRPPPKKQPTLLPKALSSLWDMGNYFQLTLHSISNVNYDKTRALKVGVHVCLYHGDQKLCAQRSTDSPNGNYDTFLFNDLVMDFDIQMRNLPRMTRLCIVIFEVTKMSRSKKSSNHKDSTLKDVSYNKNPLAWVNTTIFDHKDFLRTGRHTLYTWTYADDIQSDEVFHPLGTIEPNPRKEECALVDLTFHSSGTGTVRYPSEEVVLQYAADRAQASRLQTQLAGPEKPIKELKDLVANYTGLDKIYEMVDQDRNAIWERRNDIMRELPEELSILLHCVYWKERDDVADIWYLLKQWPLISIERSLELLDYAYPDPSVRRFAIRCLHFLKDEDLLLYLLQLVQAIKHESYLESDLVVFLLERALRNQRIGHYFFWHLRSEMQTPSMQTRFGLLLEVYLKGCKHHVAPLRKQLHVLEKLKQGSLIAKKGSKEKVKTMLQDFLRDQRNSGVFQNIQNPLNPSFRCSGVTPDRCKVMDSKMRPLWVVFENADLNSSDVHIIFKNGDDLRQDMLTLQMLRVMDQLWKRDGMDFRMNIYNCISMEKSLGMIEVVRHAETIANIQKEKGMFSATSPFKKGSLLSWLKEHNKPADKLNKAINEFTLSCAGYCVATYVLGVADRHSDNIMVKRNGQLFHIDFGHILGHFKEKLGVRRERVPFVLTHDFVYVINKGFNDRESKEFCHFQELCERAFLVLRKHGCLILSLFSMMISTGLPELSSEKDLNYLRETLVLDYTEEKARDHFRAKFSEALANSWKTSLNWASHNFSKNNKQ, encoded by the exons ATGAACATGATGGACAACCGGTCGTTGGCCTACGTGGCCCACCAGCCCAAGTATGAGCCACCGCCGGAAGAGGCGGAGCCGCCCTGCATGCGCTTTTCGGTTAACCTGTGGAAGAACGAGATGCTGGACTGGGTGGACCTGATCTGCCTGTTGCCTAATGGATTCTTGCTGGAGCTCAGGGTCAATCCGGCCATCACCATCCAGGTAATCAAGGTGGAGATGGTCAACCAGGCCAAACAGATGCCACTGAGCTATGTGATCAAAGAGGCCTGTGAGTACCAGGTGTACGGCATCTCGACCTTTAACATCGAGCCGTACACCGACGAAACGAAGCGACTCAGCGAGGTGCAGCCGTACTTCGGACTGCTCAGCCTGGGCGAGCGCACCGACACAACGAGCTTTAGCAGCGACTACGAGCTGACCAAGATGGTCAGCGGAATGATCGGTACCACTTTCGACCACAATCGGACGCACGGTTCGCCCGAGATTGACGACTTTCGACTGTACATGACCCAAACTTGCGACAACATCGAGCTGGAGCGCTCCGTCTACACCTGGCAGCAGAGACTGCTTTACGAACATCCGCTACGGTTGGCCAACTCGACAAAGATGCCCGAGCTGATACGAGAGCGGCATCCCACCAGGACCTTTCTCATTGTCGTTAAAAACGAGAACGACCAGAGCACGTTCACGTTGTCGGTGAACGAGCAGGACACCCCCTTCTCGCTGACGGAGAGCACGCTGCAGAAGATGAACCGATCGCAGATGAAAATGAACGACCGGACCTCCGACTACATACTCAAGGTGAGCGGTCGCGACGAGTACCTTCTCGGCGACTATCCGCTGATCCAGTTCCTGTACATCCAAGAGACGCTCTCGGACTCGGCAGTTCCAAATGTGGTGCTGCAATCAGTGTATCGCCTTGAGTCCTACATCAACCACCACAACGAGCAGGCCATGGCGCCCAAGCGACCGCCGCCGAAGAAACAGCCAACTCTCCTCCCCAAGGCGCTCTCTTCGCTGTGGGACATGGGCAACTATTTTCAGCTGACGCTGCATAGCATCTCCAATGTGAACTATGATAAGACGCGCGCCCTAAAGGTGGGCGTGCATGTGTGCCTATATCACGGCGATCAAAAGTTGTGCGCCCAGCGATCAACGGACTCCCCTAACGGCAACTATGACACGTTTCTGTTTAATGACCTAGTGATGGACTTTGACATACAGATGCGCAATTTACCGCGAATGACACGCCTCTGCATTGTGATCTTCGAGGTGACCAAGATGTCGCGCTCGAAGAAGTCCTCCAACCATAAGGACAGCACTCTGAAAGACGTCTCCTACAACAAAAACCCGCTAGCCTGGGTCAACACAACAATTTTTGACCACAAGGACTTCCTGCGCACTGGTCGCCATACGCTGTACACGTGGACGTATGCTGACGACATTCAGTCTGACGAGGTGTTCCATCCGCTGGGCACCATCGAACCCAATCCGCGCAAAGAGGAATGTGCGCTAGTGGACCTCACATTCCACAGTAGCGGAACCGGAACCGTGCGATATCCCAGCGAGGAAGTTGTGCTGCAGTACGCTGCGGATCGGGCGCAGGCTAGTCGACTGCAAACGCAACTGGCAGGACCAGAAAAGCCGATCAAAGAACTGAAGGATCTGGTGGCGAACTATACGGGGTTGGATAAGATCTACGAGATGGTTGACCAGGACCGCAATGCCATTTGGGAACGCAg AAACGACATTATGCGCGAGCTTCCAGAAGAACTGTCCATCTTACTTCACTGCGTCTACTGGAAGGAGCGTGACGACGTAGCGGACATATGGTATCTCTTGAAACAGTGGCCGCTTATTTCTATAGAACGCTCCTTGGAGCTGCTAGACTACGCCTATCCAGATCCGTCAGTGAGACGCTTTGCCATTCGATGCTTACACTTTCTGAA AGACGAAGACTTGCTCCTGTATCTGCTTCAATTGGTACAGGCCATCAAGCACGAATCGTACCTGGAAAGCGATCTGGTAGTGTTTCTGCTGGAGCGGGCACTGCGCAACCAGCGCATCGGCCACTACTTCTTCTGGCACTTGCGCTCTGAGATGCAGACGCCGTCTATGCAAACGCGCTTTGGCCTGCTGCTGGAGGTCTACCTCAAGGGTTGCAAACATCACGTGGCGCCGCTGCGGAAGCAGCTACATGTGCTAGAGAAACTAAAACAGGGATCTCTGATTGCCAAGAAAGGCAGCAAGGAAAAAGTGAAGACCATGCTGCAGGACTTCCTGCGTGACCAGCGCAACTCGGGGGTCTTTCAGAACATCCAAAATCCACTTAATCCCAGCTTTCGTTGCAGCGGTGTAACTCCAGATAGGTGCAAGGTAATGGATAGCAAGATGCGCCCGCTATGGGTGGTATTCGAGAATGCCGACTTGAACTCCAGCGATGTGCACATCATTTTCAAGAATGGCGACGATCTCCGCCAAGACATGCTCACGTTGCAGATGCTGCGTGTGATGGACCAGCTGTGGAAACGCGATGG TATGGACTTCCGCATGAACATATACAACTGCATCAGCATGGAAAAAAGCCTCGGCATGATAGAGGTGGTACGCCACGCAGAAACCATTGCCAACATACAGAAGGAGAAGGGTATGTTCTCGGCCACGTCGCCATTCAAGAAGGGCTCGCTCCTCAGTTGGCTTAAGGAGCATAACAAGCCCGCCGACAAACTGAACAAAGCCATCAATGAGTTCACGCTCAGTTGTGCGGGCTACTGCGTGGCCACCTATGTGCTTGGCGTAGCTGATCGGCACTCAGACAATATAATGGTCAAAAGAAATGGACAG CTATTTCACATCGATTTCGGCCACATCCTGGGCCACTTCAAGGAAAAACTTGGAGTACGTCGTGAACGAGTTCCCTTTGTGTTGACCCACGATTTCGTCTACGTGATCAACAAGGGTTTTAATGACAGGGAGTCTAAAGAGTTTTGTCACTTTCAGGAATTGTGCGAGCGC GCCTTTTTAGTTTTACGTAAACACGGCTGCCTTATTTTATCACTGTTCTCAATGATGATTTCAACGGGACTGCCAGAACTGTCCTCCGAAAAGGATTTGAACTACCTACGGGAAACTTTA GTGCTGGACTACACGGAAGAAAAAGCACGCGATCATTTCAGAGCGAAATTCAGCGAGGCTTTGGCTAACTCCTGGAAGACTTCCCTTAACTGGGCCTCGCACAATTTctccaaaaacaataaacagtAA